In Macadamia integrifolia cultivar HAES 741 chromosome 5, SCU_Mint_v3, whole genome shotgun sequence, a single window of DNA contains:
- the LOC122079955 gene encoding GDSL esterase/lipase At3g14820-like, whose amino-acid sequence MQPPSLNLATSSSLALLLSLLACLTCLTSQITQKAIASPTNSKVPAVLVFGDSIVDTGNNNYFPSVAKCNFPPYGRDFMGGIPTGRFSNGKVPSDLIVEGLGIKELLPPYLDPTLTLQDLLTGVNFASGGGGYDPLTSNLAEALSLRVQLKLFEEYLEKVKSGIGEERSKEIVSESLYVVCTGTNDISTTYFPTPFRKLHYDIASYTDLMLQFASTFIQGIILRKYLLNMREAGQKEIVEQS is encoded by the exons ATGCAGCCTCCCTCTCTAAACCTggctacttcttcttctttagctcttcttctatctctacttGCTTGCCTCACCTGCCTCACCTCTCAAATCACTCAAAAAGCCATTGCATCACCTACCAATTCCAAGGTGCCGGCGGTACTAGTCTTCGGAGATTCGATTGTGGATACTGGCAATAACAACTATTTTCCTTCAGTGGCTAAGTGCAATTTTCCTCCTTATGGAAGAGATTTCATGGGAGGAATCCCAACTGGTAGGTTCAGCAATGGAAAGGTCCCCTCTGACCTGATAG TTGAAGGATTGGGGATTAAGGAGCTGTTGCCACCATATTTGGACCCAACTCTCACCCTGCAAGACCTCCTTACGGGCGTAAACTTTGCCTCAGGTGGTGGAGGTTATGATCCTCTCACATCCAATTTAGCG GAGGCCTTGTCATTAAGGGTGCAGTTAAAGCTGTTTGAAGAGTATCTAGAGAAGGTGAAGAGTGGGATTGGTGAGGAGAGAAGCAAGGAGATTGTATCAGAAAGCCTATATGTGGTGTGTACAGGGACCAATGACATTTCAACTACTTACTTCCCTACTCCTTTTAGGAAACTGCACTATGACATTGCCTCTTACACTGATCTCATGCTTCAATTTGCTTCTACTTTCATTCAG GGTATTATTCTGAGAAAGTATCTTCTCAATATGAGAGAGGCAGGGCAGAAGGAAATTGTGGAGCAGAGTTAA